A single region of the Sorghum bicolor cultivar BTx623 chromosome 9, Sorghum_bicolor_NCBIv3, whole genome shotgun sequence genome encodes:
- the LOC110430091 gene encoding uncharacterized protein LOC110430091, whose amino-acid sequence MHIDKENIIYSFKTYACRADIPSTWNLGIRRGTMLHLWPIWIDVKSCAPPTQVSRARQDVSNVRVRFSLFPTPSVGLSGHGDGDGHQGGYTGYFVESRDDSSEDSYCTVPVTPDYDPFELPLSLVPSFSQITEVPETQEDNVD is encoded by the exons ATGCATATTGACAAGGAGAATATCATTTATAGCTTCAAGACATATGCATGTCGTGCTGATATTCCTAGTACATGGAATCTAGGCATCCGTCGAGGTACTATGTTGCACTTGTGGCCAATCTGGATCGATGTAAAAAGCTGTGCACCTCCTACCCAAGTGTCGCGGGCCCGACAAG ATGTGAGCAACGTGAGGGTCCGGTTCTCATTGTTCCCCACACCTAGTGTAGGTCTGTCTGGACATGGTGATGGAGATGGACATCAAGGAG GTTACACAG GCTACTTTGTTGAGTCACGCGACGATTCATCTGAAGATTCATATTGCACAGTACCGGTAACACCAGATTATGATCCATTTGAGTTACCCTTGAGCCTAGTACCAAGTTTTAGCCAAATCACCGAAGTGCCAGAGACACAAGAAGA CAATGTCGACTAA
- the LOC110430114 gene encoding endonuclease 8-like 3: MSDRVDVQDSFAVRRALVQCTGGSPSPSPPLPSGSPSRSRSQEGDDTDSCCLSTPSASESEGESEMSVPDAKFETDWSDLHVVRVTRCEHGRPSVMKTVIGGKNTGRRFLGCPLEDNECAFTEWLDAP, encoded by the exons ATGAGCGACCGTGTCGACGTCCAGGACTCCTTCGCCGTTCGCCGCGCTCTCGTGCAGTGCACGGGTGGCTCGCCATCCCCCTCTCCTCCATTGCCTAGTGGCTCGCCATCGAGGAGCCGTTCCCAGGAGGGGGATGACACAGACTCCTGCTGCTTGAGCACCCCATCGGCATCCGAATCCGAG GGCGAAAGTGAAATGTCTGTCCCTGATGCTAAGTTTGAGACCGATTGGAGTGATTTGCATGTGGTGAGGGTCACAAGGTGTGAGCATGGTCGTCCTTCTGTGATGAAAACAGTCATAGGGGGGAAGAACACCGGTAGGCGGTTCTTGGGGTGCCCTTTGGAG GACAACGAGTGTGCCTTTACAGAATGGCTGGACGCCCCCTAG